The window GATCGAAGCATAAGTTCGTACCCGTTGCCGTGGGGCGAGGTGGTTTCAATCCCTGTAAGGGATTCAAGTTGATCGAAGCGATTGGGTGTTAGTAGACGAAGCCCAGGACTTAAACAGTTTCAATCCCTGTAAGGGATTCAAGTTGATCGAAGCGCCCAATCCAGAGCAACCCCCGATGCCTGTGTTTGAGTTTCAATCCCTGTAAGGGATTCAAGTTGATCGAAGCTCAGGAGTGGTTTAGGATGGTTCTATTAGCAAGTAGTTTCAATCCCTGTAAGGGATTCAAGTTGATCGAAGCATCCTTCAAGTCAAATTACAATGGCCATCCTGCCGGTTTCAATCCCTGTAAGGGATTCAAGTTGATCGAAGCGGAAGCCCTGCATGGACGATAAACTCTTCCAGCAATGTTTCAATCCCTGTAAGGGATTCAAGTTGATCGAAGCACGATCGCCAATTTCGCGCGATCGCTCGTAATTGCCGTTTCAATCCCTGTAAGGGATTCAAGTTGATCGAAGCCGCCCTCAAAGCAATCTATTAACATGGGTAGCTACGTTTCAATCCCTGTAAGGGATTCAAGTTGATCGAAGCGTTCTGACCCTCTTTTTGGTGAAATTTAGTGTTATTGTTTCAATCCCTGTAAGGGATTCAAGTTGATCGAAGCGATGGGGCGATCGCGCAAACCCAAATTCAGCTTGTTTCAATCCCTGTAAGGGATTCAAGTTGATCGAAGCACAACGGGTTACTTACCGAAATTCTGCTTTTTATGTTTCAATCCCTGTAAGGGATTCAAGTTGATCGAAGCCATTCCCCAAGCTCCCAAAGCACCAATACCAGTCAAGTTTCAATCCCTGTAAGGGATTCAAGTTGATCGAAGCGACGGGTAGTTGAAATATAGACTGTATGCAGTTTTCAAGGTACAGTTTCGCGAATTGCCAGGATTATAGCATTGAGAACTGATGGTCCCTAGTCGGGTTGCTGCACATGCTTGCCTCAATGTCCCTTCTGGCAATAGTTTCAGAGATCGCGCGGATGGCATTAGTATGAGCAAGTCCTGTTTATCCCTGCCTAGTCAGCGTTTGAACCCATTTTTTATTTGGCAAGCCCACTAACACCTACCCATCCGCGCTCTAAGCAAAGAAGATTGTCTCGTCTCGCACGCCCTCGCCCCCAATGCGTTCTACTTTATTGTGGCAGCAAGCGCAGAGAAAGTAGAAACGCACGCTGTCTTGCTCGGGCTTGATCAGTTTGCTCAATCGGTTCCGGAGTTTAGTGTATTGGGTTTCCGTCAGGTTGCACTCGAACAAACTGAATTGCATCCATTGCCCATAGGACTTGAGAATCTTATGAATCTTAGTGCGACGCTTATCCTCTGGAATGTCATAGGCGACAACCATATGCATGGCTAGTAACTCTTACTTGAGAACCAGGGGTGGGTACTGCTGCGTTTCTCCCATCAAGTATTTGGCCAGCAATCGAGCTTGAATCTCGAAGGCTTCCTGATAGGTGCATTGAGTGCCGAGGACAGGATGCTTGAACTTGGACTGTTTCTTTTGCTCATACAAACGCAGAAAGGTCCGTCGTCCCTCATCTGAGAGGGAAACCGCTTGACTCAGTGCTTCGGTAGTAAAGTCGCTGAGCGTGAGCGATCGCCGATTGAGGGTAGCCAAGACCACAGCATCAACGACTAGAGGACGAAACTCTTCCATCAAGTCCAGAGCGAGCGAAGGCCGTCCGTAACGTTGGGTGTGGAGATAGCCGAGATAGGGATCAAACCCCACAATGTTGACCGCACTTTGAATGTCGTGCAGCAAGAGGGCGTAGCCAAAGCTGAGCAAAGCATTCACGGGATCAGTGGGGGGACGGCGACGACGACTTTCAAAGCGAAAACCATCGGCTCGAATGAGGGCATCAAAACCCCCGAAGTAGGCAGCACTACCTGCCCCTTCCAATCCTCGCAGAGAGTCAATTGTATCCGTCGCATTAATCGGAGCGATCGCCTGCTCTAAGCGGGTAATAGCAGCTTGCAGATTCAGCGCTGCGTTTTCTCGTTGCGCTCGTAGGAACATGCTTCGGTAGTTCTTCAACTTGCCGCGAATGAAGCTGCGAACCACATGGATAGCTTTGTCCGAATCGCCTGCTGCTTGCCACTGGGCAGAACGGACAAAAATGTTTTTGGTTAAGGGGGGTTCTAGTCTGCCTAGGTAACGGCCTGTGCCCGTGAGGAAGCTCAGAGGAATTTTACGCTCTAGCAATTCCGTCAAAGCGGCAGGAGAAATCGTCGCTCGTCCCAGGACGACTACGCCTTCGACTTTCAGCATCGGGACATCCAGCAGCGTTTTCTTCTGAGCTTTCACCTGCAACCGTTCATCAGTTTTGCCGATAAAAGCATCATCTTGGGTGATGTAAACTGTGCCCATCGTGACTTGATCCTCTAATGGGTTTCTTGATATCGATCGACTTTCGGAGCTGCTTGAGGCAGACACTGCTGCCGTAAGCTACAGCCGCGACAACGAGGAGAATAAATTGCGGGTGGCATTTGACCTGTTTCGAGCAGCGTCTTGACCGCCGCTAGCGTGGCGATCGCCGCTTGTCTGAGTTCATCATTGAGGGCAATCGCTTGGCGTTGATGAGATTGCGCGTAGTAGACAAAACCTTGCGTGATGGGCTGACCTGTCATTTCTTCCAGGCACAGCGCTTGGGCACAAACTTGTAGAGCATCATTATCAAACTCTCCTTTCGCGCTGCGTTTGTACTCCACCGGATACCAGCAGCCGTCATGAGCTTCAATCAAGTCAGCCTTACCAATCAAGCCATAACGCTCTGACTTCAACCAAACGGCGCGAACTTGCCATACTTCTTCACGGTAGCCATCGCCAACCGTGTGCACCCGCTCATGCAGGTGAGTGCCCTCTAAGGTGTATTGATTGTCCAGGAACTCTCCAGCACAAAACATGCGCCAGCAACGGTGGGGGCAGTAGTCGTACTGGTTGAGGGCCGCGATCGGGATATAGTCATTCATAGCCGTCTCAGCATGCCCATGCCCATTGGGGTTTTACGGCCTACCCCGGCGTATAAAGCAAAGTCTGCTAAGGTGTTGATTTGTTTAATGGTCAGGGGTTCTACGTCACCCAGAATCCGAAAGCTCAGTGCCCCGACACAGCCAATAAACTTACTGCGTGCGTCCGCCACCATTTCTGTGCGGATGTCGAAGAAGCTGGGAAAAATAGAGACCAATAAATCCTCAGGAAACTCAATGCCACTGTACTGATTCCACCGCCGTAATAAACTATTGAAGACCAGTTCTCTCGTGGGCAGCGCAGAGTCATAATGAGCTTGACGAAAAGCAGTGGGGGTGCAAAAAGAGAAGTGAATTTGTCGCGCCTTCTGGTCTCCATTGGTACCGTCGGCTGCTTGTTGATAGAGTCGAGCATAGGTCGTGAAGTTGGTCCAAGGCTGAGTCGATTGCGGGGTACCTAAAACACTGGTGATTTGTAGATCAGCGGGTCCCAGATGCCAAGGCTGTTTAGGATTCAGGTTGAGCCAGAGCTGGGTGAGATGACCAAATAAGGAGTCATCGAGTAAAGAGATCCGCCACCAACAGGGAGTTCCCGCTGGAATGGCTTTTAGGTGCTCCCATTGCAGGGAGTGACTCCGTGAAGGGCGATCGCTCACTTGCAGCGGACTCAGCGTAAAAGCTTTATCCATCTGTTGTCCATGTAGGCGATCGCCTAAGGCTTGATCGACTGAACTGACAAGGGTCAGGAACAGAGCGTGGAGATGCTTCCCGCTCAGGTATCCTGCTGGAATGGGCGAGGTTGGCAGTAAGTTAAGCACCAGACTGTGTGGCATGGTTGTGTTAATCCTCCTCTAACGTATCGAGATATATCTGAATCTCTTTGATATAGGGCGGGTATTGCTGGAGGGCCTTTTGGAGCGCGTGATATACTTGCACAGGATTAATTTCGTCATATTCATGGGCAAGGACGTTCCGAAAGCTACCAGAGGGTGCCAGTTGGGTTGCAAGTTCTGGAGCGATGAAGCCGTTTTCACCCATGAGGATAAAGGACTCAAAGTTTTTGAATGCTTGGGAGTCCGTGGGCACTAGATTGGCGGCTCGTTTGAGCAGTGTTTTATTGATGCTCAAGGCGGAGTCGATGATTGTCTCAAGCAAACGCTCGATCGCAGCCTGCCTAAAATCATCTTGCAGATACTCTTCAAGCGTGAGCGCTTCAAATTCCTTGAGCCGATCGATGCGCTGCACCATCCGGCTGAGCTTCTGAGCGATCGCTTCTGGGTCTACTCTGCTCATACCCCCCACCGCTGTAGCGCTTGAAGCACCTGTTCTCGCTGGGTATGGCGATACTGTTTCAGTTCCTCTTGTGTTTTAAGGGCTTGTTGCTGGAACTGGACGAACTCCCCTGGTGTTTTTTCATAGATCACCTGTCCATCACGGGCAACAAAGTGGGCCAGAATATCTGAGCAAGTGCTTAAATCAACCAGGTCGATCGTTTTGTCGGAGACTTGCAGCAGATGACAAAGTGTATCTAATAGATCGGAACCAGGGATCCAGGAGGATTTGCAATCGCTAGGATGGCTTGGTTCAGCCAGAAAGGCAAAATCCCAATCGCTGCTGAGGTCAGCCTCGCTTCTAACTCTAGAGCCAAAGAGAATAAGAAGTTTGAGATTAGGGTGATCTCTAGCGAATCTGGTAGATGCAGCTTTGAGAATTCCAAGTTCGTTCATAGTAAGTCTGGGTAGATTAAGATCGTTCACCTGAATTGAGAAATAAAGTGGAAGCTGGCGATTGGTAAAGGCTTGCTCAACAGAACTTGTAAGGGTCAGAAACAATGTATGGAGATGTATCCCGCTGGAATTGGAGATTGAGGCAGGAGATTGAGAACTAAACTATGAGGCATAATTAAACCACCCAAAACTCTTCTTCATCGGGGCACTTTAAGGCAACTCCAGCAGAAGCGATCGCTAGAATGCCAGATAAACTGGAGAAAAATAAATACTGTGCTGGTGAAGTAGAAGTATAGGATGAAATATGGATTGGATAACACTCTAATCCTTGCTTTTTCAACCGTGCGATTGCCCAAGCATTTTTTGAACTTTCAGAAACAATGACACCTGGAATGAGTGTTGCATTGATTGCCTCTTTCAGAGATCTCGGTAACTCTGTTGGACGAGTGCTTTCCCCTTGCATTCTGGTAATACTACAACCTTCAAATGCAAACAACTTGCATAAATAAAGATTTTTGAAATCCTCTAAATCTTCAATTTGTAGAGAGAATGCTAATTTGTAAGGTTCTTCAGCCCGTTTAGTTAGGACGATGCGATCACCATCGCTCTCAAATTCAAGAAATCTTAGTAGGTGAATGGGATCAAGATCCGTTTCTCCTACCTCATCTAATAGCAAGTAATGAGGATCATAGATTTTGACATTGCCAAATAAGCTGTCTCGAAATCGAAACAGTGGTGCATAGCTTGATTTGAGGATGGTTGCATACTCCTGCAAATTCTTTGCAATTTCCTGATTCTGCTGAATGTATGCCTCTACTGTCTTATCAGATGTTAGCTGTTCAACGTCTTCAGGGCAGTAGACTTTTAGGTAACTCCATACAAAGCTTTTTCCACCTTTGACGTACTGCCAATCTTTCTGGATTTCCTTTATAGTCTTACGAGCAATTTCCTCCGCGCCTTTTAGGAGCTTCATGCGTTTGCGATAGAAATCCCAATCTCGTTTACCACCTAGTACACTTTGCAGGGTTTGATAAAGCTGAATAATCAGAGATTCTTCAGGCAAGGTTTCAAGCAAATCCTCAAGTTCTAGTAAAGGCTTTGCGATTTCCAGAAATGCTTCTGAGCGCCAATAGATTTCTAAGAAGGGGCGCTTCATGCAGTCCAGGCTGTCTAGCATTTGATTGAGAGCTTCTCGCCCACTGGAGCAGTCCAAGTTTTCAATTCCTTGTTCCCAAGCTTGTTCAGGAAGATAGGCGATCGCTTCAGAGGGAATATTCGTTTGCTTCTTGCCCAATACTCGTCCCACACGACCAATACGTTGCCAGAAGGAGAAGCGATTGCGGGTTGAAAAGATAAGCCAATCTAAGTTTTGGCGATCGGGTTCAATGTCTCGTTCAAAGTTAAATCCAACATCAACTGTGCTGGTGGCAAGAATAACTTGCTTCTGTGCAGCTTGTTTACGTTGCTCGGTTTTAGTGTCGCCTGTAATACGCCCACAAAAATTTGCATACCCTCGTTCTCGCAAGCAAGTCGCAACTCGTCCTAACGTATCCTTTGCATCAAGAATGACTGCACCATTTTGATCAGGATAGTTCTCTAAGCGTTTGATCACTTCATCTGTGATTTCCGTAACAAACGCCTGCTTGTCTATCTGCTTACGAATTTCAAGACTAACAGCTGTTTGTGAAGGCTTTAGGTGATTAGTTTGAAATTCTCCATTGATGTCAGCAATTCTGACACCAACATCTCTTAACCGCTCTAAAGCCGCTTTACAGGCTAGTTCTGGTGTCGCTGTTAGAAGAATAACTTTGCGGTTGTATTGAAAATAGCGAAACTCTTTGGAGAGAGCTAGGTAGAAGAACAGGCTAACAAGCTGTTTAGCATCGTACAAGTGAAACTCGTCAAATATAACCGTAGCAAAACTGCTGTAAAATTCACTGGCGATGTTGACCCGATCCTTAGAACCATACTGGAAAAAGGCGGCGTAGTAGAAGATATCTGGATTAGTAACCAGCAAAATGGGTTTGCTAGCACATTCAGGAAAAAGCGTTGCAGGTTCACGTAACACGTTATAAAGCTTTTCTCCTGGACGCCCCGCTATACGTTCAGCAGCCCATTCCTTAATGTGTCTTGCAGAGGCCGCTTTGACAATGTGAGGTAGACCTGCATCTCGTACAAATTTTTCAGCAGCTTCGGTTTGTTGCTCAATCAGGGCGTTGGTTGGCGCAATGTATATAGCGTTGCGATCGCGGTTATGCCACAACACACTCAAACCAGCTTTAGTTTTTCCGGTTCCCGTAGGGGCAAGATCTAGAATGATGTCATTGTTTGCTGCTGCCTGAAATACATCAACCTGATGTTGAAGAGTTTGATGATTGAATGCTTTCAGTAATGGAGGTGGAAGGTCAGGGTTAGGGCAGGCTGCGATGCTGCGAGGTTCGAGATTAATTTTAAGACTGCTCATTGGTTCGTCCGCCACAAAACCTTAAGTTTGCGGGTAAAGTGAAATTGCCAACTCGCCAGGCGGCTCCATAGAATTGCAGATTTTTCAACAACGAAACGGGAGGTATGGAGATTAGGTCAAACGCAAGCAAGTTGAGACTACGGGGTATATCAGCCGCACTGAAATAAGCACTACAGGAGTATTCACCTTCTGGAAGCGGTATAACCGTTAATTCCTGCACAATATCAACCCGCACCTTACTGGTAAATTTGCCCACTCGAATATATTCAGGAAGTTCTTTGTTGCCAAACACAAGGGTCTGGAATCGACTACCTCGCTCAATAACTCGCAATCTTCCCGTTTGAGGAAAGTTACTTGGACGATAGGTATTTGGCTTCTTTCCAGTTCGTTTGAGCGGCAAGTCTTCCCGCGCGGTTGCGACCCGGTTGTTGGTCATGGCATACCAGTAGGAATCTGACAATGCATTGAACCGCTCAAACCGGAATGATACATTCCCATCTTTGGGAAACGCCGGAAGGATATAGCATTGTTCTGCTAACGGAACCAAGTCTTCTAGATATTTGGGCTGCCCTGTATCTTTTCCTGTGAGGCGATAGGGCGATTGCGCCCAGCCTAGTGCATAAGCCAAAGCATAGTTGCCGATCGTACCCTCGGTGTAATAGGTGTCTGATAGTTCTCGGGAAGCGAAAAAAACGGGTTCAGCACACCATAGTTCGATGAGCCGGGCGGTTTGAAAGGATGGCCTAGACTCAGGAGAATTCAATGAAATTTCTAGTTGTGGCATCGTTACTCTTCCTGGTTTCCATTACGTCCTCTCTTCTTGCTTTCGCTTTTCACTTTGCGAAGTGATTCGTAAGTTTTATCAAGGCGGTTGAGAAACGTTTCTTGTTCAGCCAAATCCCAATGGCGATCGACATCAGCAATTAATTCATTGAGTTCATCAACAGACAATTGCATGGAAATTCCTCGCTTGTTTGTCCAGTTAGCAATGACTGATTGAGTAACGGAAACAAGAGCGTCAGTGTTGAATGGATGCTCGATCGGCTTACCATCAGCAATCAGCTTGTCGTACACGCCCTGCACTAATTCCAGAGAACTGGGCAGTTCAGCAATGCCGCCGAAGACACCAAGAATCTGATTCTCCATCCGTCCAACTCGGCTTGAAACGGCTCCATAGCGACTGGTCAGTAGAATGTTGCCGAGAGCGTAACGCATTTCATCAGCCGTTACATCCTTAAAGGTGACAATATCGAGAAAATGAACACCTGGTTTAATGTATTCACTGGTATTCAGGG is drawn from Trichocoleus desertorum ATA4-8-CV12 and contains these coding sequences:
- a CDS encoding DUF86 domain-containing protein; protein product: MSRVDPEAIAQKLSRMVQRIDRLKEFEALTLEEYLQDDFRQAAIERLLETIIDSALSINKTLLKRAANLVPTDSQAFKNFESFILMGENGFIAPELATQLAPSGSFRNVLAHEYDEINPVQVYHALQKALQQYPPYIKEIQIYLDTLEED
- the cas1d gene encoding type I-D CRISPR-associated endonuclease Cas1d, which produces MGTVYITQDDAFIGKTDERLQVKAQKKTLLDVPMLKVEGVVVLGRATISPAALTELLERKIPLSFLTGTGRYLGRLEPPLTKNIFVRSAQWQAAGDSDKAIHVVRSFIRGKLKNYRSMFLRAQRENAALNLQAAITRLEQAIAPINATDTIDSLRGLEGAGSAAYFGGFDALIRADGFRFESRRRRPPTDPVNALLSFGYALLLHDIQSAVNIVGFDPYLGYLHTQRYGRPSLALDLMEEFRPLVVDAVVLATLNRRSLTLSDFTTEALSQAVSLSDEGRRTFLRLYEQKKQSKFKHPVLGTQCTYQEAFEIQARLLAKYLMGETQQYPPLVLK
- the cas5d gene encoding type I-D CRISPR-associated protein Cas5/Csc1, which codes for MPQLEISLNSPESRPSFQTARLIELWCAEPVFFASRELSDTYYTEGTIGNYALAYALGWAQSPYRLTGKDTGQPKYLEDLVPLAEQCYILPAFPKDGNVSFRFERFNALSDSYWYAMTNNRVATAREDLPLKRTGKKPNTYRPSNFPQTGRLRVIERGSRFQTLVFGNKELPEYIRVGKFTSKVRVDIVQELTVIPLPEGEYSCSAYFSAADIPRSLNLLAFDLISIPPVSLLKNLQFYGAAWRVGNFTLPANLRFCGGRTNEQS
- the cas3 gene encoding type I-D CRISPR-associated helicase Cas3' — its product is MSSLKINLEPRSIAACPNPDLPPPLLKAFNHQTLQHQVDVFQAAANNDIILDLAPTGTGKTKAGLSVLWHNRDRNAIYIAPTNALIEQQTEAAEKFVRDAGLPHIVKAASARHIKEWAAERIAGRPGEKLYNVLREPATLFPECASKPILLVTNPDIFYYAAFFQYGSKDRVNIASEFYSSFATVIFDEFHLYDAKQLVSLFFYLALSKEFRYFQYNRKVILLTATPELACKAALERLRDVGVRIADINGEFQTNHLKPSQTAVSLEIRKQIDKQAFVTEITDEVIKRLENYPDQNGAVILDAKDTLGRVATCLRERGYANFCGRITGDTKTEQRKQAAQKQVILATSTVDVGFNFERDIEPDRQNLDWLIFSTRNRFSFWQRIGRVGRVLGKKQTNIPSEAIAYLPEQAWEQGIENLDCSSGREALNQMLDSLDCMKRPFLEIYWRSEAFLEIAKPLLELEDLLETLPEESLIIQLYQTLQSVLGGKRDWDFYRKRMKLLKGAEEIARKTIKEIQKDWQYVKGGKSFVWSYLKVYCPEDVEQLTSDKTVEAYIQQNQEIAKNLQEYATILKSSYAPLFRFRDSLFGNVKIYDPHYLLLDEVGETDLDPIHLLRFLEFESDGDRIVLTKRAEEPYKLAFSLQIEDLEDFKNLYLCKLFAFEGCSITRMQGESTRPTELPRSLKEAINATLIPGVIVSESSKNAWAIARLKKQGLECYPIHISSYTSTSPAQYLFFSSLSGILAIASAGVALKCPDEEEFWVV
- the cas4 gene encoding CRISPR-associated protein Cas4, with the protein product MNDYIPIAALNQYDYCPHRCWRMFCAGEFLDNQYTLEGTHLHERVHTVGDGYREEVWQVRAVWLKSERYGLIGKADLIEAHDGCWYPVEYKRSAKGEFDNDALQVCAQALCLEEMTGQPITQGFVYYAQSHQRQAIALNDELRQAAIATLAAVKTLLETGQMPPAIYSPRCRGCSLRQQCLPQAAPKVDRYQETH
- the cas2 gene encoding CRISPR-associated endonuclease Cas2, with translation MHMVVAYDIPEDKRRTKIHKILKSYGQWMQFSLFECNLTETQYTKLRNRLSKLIKPEQDSVRFYFLCACCHNKVERIGGEGVRDETIFFA
- a CDS encoding nucleotidyltransferase domain-containing protein; its protein translation is MNELGILKAASTRFARDHPNLKLLILFGSRVRSEADLSSDWDFAFLAEPSHPSDCKSSWIPGSDLLDTLCHLLQVSDKTIDLVDLSTCSDILAHFVARDGQVIYEKTPGEFVQFQQQALKTQEELKQYRHTQREQVLQALQRWGV
- the cas7d gene encoding type I-D CRISPR-associated protein Cas7/Csc2, which encodes MTIERLQPFLASSYENFPKGRTIGVVVFRTTQSETIFRTEGTGEPMCSEYVQAGIENTESIPRLVMTKRKQIAPERRKGREFLRSNGLLYTAPKSNAICALNTNAPCEMCIDCFLYGFAAGGEGAQKSRVWTEDAFSVLPATELTGDRTINAIFENGTMRDEKGNPSTALNTSEYIKPGVHFLDIVTFKDVTADEMRYALGNILLTSRYGAVSSRVGRMENQILGVFGGIAELPSSLELVQGVYDKLIADGKPIEHPFNTDALVSVTQSVIANWTNKRGISMQLSVDELNELIADVDRHWDLAEQETFLNRLDKTYESLRKVKSESKKRGRNGNQEE
- the cas6 gene encoding CRISPR-associated endoribonuclease Cas6: MPHSLVLNLLPTSPIPAGYLSGKHLHALFLTLVSSVDQALGDRLHGQQMDKAFTLSPLQVSDRPSRSHSLQWEHLKAIPAGTPCWWRISLLDDSLFGHLTQLWLNLNPKQPWHLGPADLQITSVLGTPQSTQPWTNFTTYARLYQQAADGTNGDQKARQIHFSFCTPTAFRQAHYDSALPTRELVFNSLLRRWNQYSGIEFPEDLLVSIFPSFFDIRTEMVADARSKFIGCVGALSFRILGDVEPLTIKQINTLADFALYAGVGRKTPMGMGMLRRL